In Anaerolineales bacterium, one DNA window encodes the following:
- a CDS encoding Flp family type IVb pilin yields MLFSPKEKGQGLVEYALILVLVAIVVIAALMILGPIIGNVFSKINSSLSGVS; encoded by the coding sequence ATGTTATTTTCACCCAAAGAAAAAGGCCAGGGTCTTGTTGAATACGCGCTGATTCTTGTTTTGGTAGCCATCGTTGTTATCGCGGCGTTGATGATCCTTGGACCAATCATCGGCAACGTCTTCAGCAAAATCAACTCCAGCCTCTCCGGCGTTAGCTAA
- a CDS encoding pilus assembly protein — protein sequence MLSPPAEKGQGLVEYALILVLVAIVVFVALLFLGPFLGTVFSGINSSLSSV from the coding sequence ATGTTGTCTCCGCCCGCGGAAAAAGGGCAGGGCCTGGTTGAATACGCATTGATTCTTGTTTTGGTTGCGATTGTTGTTTTTGTTGCCTTACTCTTCCTTGGACCCTTCCTGGGCACGGTCTTCAGCGGCATCAATTCCAGCCTTTCCAGCGTGTAG
- a CDS encoding decaprenyl-phosphate phosphoribosyltransferase, whose amino-acid sequence MLTALIRTMRPRQWTKNVFIFAALVFDKQLLSADSFLRTLAGFALFCLISSSVYIFNDLADVEADRQHPEKKNRPIASGKLPVNVAWFAGIALVVITFSFSYLLTPGFEAVVIIYFLLNMAYTKWLKHIPIIDVLVIAAGFVLRVHAGVTLISVERFSPWLYVVMTLLSLFLGFGKRRAELALLAHGAGSHRKVLDGYTLPLIDQYIMIVSGTTIVAYSLYTFSAPNVPDNHSMMLTIPFVVYAIFRYLYLIHVEDAGGAPEEILLTDRPFQITMILWGAAVLTIFYLS is encoded by the coding sequence ATGTTAACCGCCCTGATCAGGACCATGCGCCCGCGCCAATGGACAAAGAATGTCTTTATCTTTGCCGCGCTGGTGTTCGATAAACAACTGCTTAGTGCCGATTCGTTCCTGCGGACTCTGGCAGGTTTCGCGCTGTTCTGTTTGATCTCCTCCAGCGTGTACATCTTCAACGACCTCGCGGATGTGGAGGCAGACCGCCAGCACCCCGAAAAGAAGAACCGGCCGATTGCGTCCGGCAAACTTCCCGTCAACGTTGCGTGGTTCGCCGGCATTGCGCTGGTCGTGATCACATTTTCGTTTTCATATTTATTAACACCCGGCTTTGAAGCGGTTGTTATCATTTACTTCCTGCTCAACATGGCATACACAAAATGGCTCAAGCACATTCCGATTATAGATGTGCTGGTCATTGCGGCAGGGTTTGTCTTGCGGGTGCATGCGGGTGTCACCTTGATTTCCGTCGAGCGATTTTCCCCCTGGCTGTATGTGGTCATGACATTGCTTTCGCTCTTCCTCGGTTTTGGAAAACGCCGCGCCGAACTCGCCTTGCTCGCGCATGGCGCTGGCTCGCACCGAAAAGTGCTGGACGGTTACACCCTGCCGCTGATCGACCAATACATCATGATTGTTTCAGGCACGACCATTGTGGCGTATTCGCTTTACACGTTCTCCGCACCCAACGTGCCGGACAACCACAGCATGATGCTTACCATTCCGTTCGTGGTGTATGCGATCTTTCGCTATCTCTATCTTATTCACGTCGAGGATGCAGGCGGCGCGCCGGAGGAAATTTTGCTGACAGACCGCCCGTTTCAGATCACCATGATCCTTTGGGGGGCAGCCGTTCTGACGATCTTCTACCTCTCGTGA
- the hutI gene encoding imidazolonepropionase, with amino-acid sequence MLIHSASQLLTLAGGPQRGKALGTLGIIADGAVVIRDEKIVAVGKTDELRSAYPDEPSFDANHCVLMPGFVDPHTHVIWAGDRADEFELKMAGTPYLEILAAGGGILSTVKATRTASMETLIAQTRPRLLRMFRNGTTTAEAKTGYGLQASTELRLLKALLALNDENPLDLVLTFLAAHAIPPEYKDDPQGYTDEVANTMLPMLKGWWETHAPRQSLPFVDVFCETKAFTLEQSRQILTRAGSLGFPLKIHADEFDNLGGAALAAELKAASADHLVVTSDADIEALGKSDTVAVALPCTPFGLAEPHYTPAKKLLAADAMLAIATDCNPGTSWNESMQFAIALACRYMKLTPAQAIAASTINSAHAIRRSDTVGSLEVGKQADMLILSVPDYRQVGYRYGTNLVKQVIKRGQVYSVDVGYYRTA; translated from the coding sequence ATGCTCATACATTCTGCATCCCAACTACTCACACTCGCCGGCGGACCCCAGCGCGGAAAGGCGCTCGGTACGCTCGGCATCATCGCGGACGGCGCCGTCGTCATCCGCGATGAAAAGATCGTCGCTGTTGGCAAAACGGACGAACTCCGCAGTGCCTATCCCGACGAACCCTCCTTCGACGCCAACCACTGCGTCCTCATGCCCGGCTTCGTGGACCCGCACACGCACGTCATCTGGGCGGGCGACCGTGCGGACGAATTCGAATTGAAAATGGCCGGCACGCCCTACCTCGAGATCCTCGCGGCGGGCGGCGGCATCCTCTCCACCGTCAAAGCCACGCGCACCGCCAGCATGGAAACCCTCATCGCACAGACCCGCCCGCGCCTGCTGAGGATGTTCCGCAACGGCACGACCACTGCAGAAGCAAAAACGGGCTATGGCCTGCAGGCTTCCACCGAACTACGCCTGCTCAAGGCATTGCTCGCGCTCAACGACGAAAACCCGCTCGACCTCGTGCTCACCTTCCTCGCCGCGCATGCCATCCCACCCGAATATAAGGATGACCCGCAAGGCTACACGGACGAAGTGGCCAACACCATGCTGCCCATGTTGAAGGGTTGGTGGGAGACTCATGCTCCGCGACAGTCCCTGCCCTTTGTGGATGTCTTCTGCGAGACGAAAGCCTTCACCCTCGAACAATCGCGTCAGATCTTAACCCGCGCCGGGTCGCTGGGATTCCCGCTCAAGATCCACGCGGACGAATTCGACAACCTCGGCGGCGCGGCGCTCGCAGCGGAGTTGAAAGCCGCCTCGGCGGACCATCTTGTGGTCACGTCGGATGCGGATATCGAAGCGTTGGGCAAATCGGATACGGTCGCTGTCGCGCTCCCCTGCACACCGTTCGGTCTCGCGGAACCGCATTACACGCCCGCAAAAAAACTGCTCGCAGCGGACGCCATGCTCGCCATCGCCACCGACTGCAACCCCGGCACATCGTGGAATGAATCAATGCAATTCGCGATCGCGCTCGCCTGCCGGTACATGAAATTAACCCCGGCCCAGGCCATCGCGGCGTCCACGATCAATTCGGCACACGCGATCCGCAGGTCGGATACGGTCGGTTCGCTGGAGGTCGGCAAACAGGCCGACATGCTGATCCTGTCCGTCCCAGATTACCGCCAGGTCGGCTATCGCTATGGGACGAATCTCGTCAAACAGGTCATCAAGCGCGGACAGGTCTATTCGGTGGATGTGGGGTATTATCGAACGGCGTAG
- the mvk gene encoding mevalonate kinase → MKASAPGKIILFGEHAVVYTRPALAVPVTQVHVEVEVSDSAASGIWIHAPSIDLHAELSTLPSDHPIGSVILKLFHLFEISQAPNLELHISSTIPVASGLGSGAAVSVALIRALSPHLAYPLANEQVNNLVYEIEKLHHGTPSGIDNTVITYNMPVYFIKGQPIETFKAGRPFSIVIGDTGIPAPTRESVGDVRRLWLEDTDRFEDIFNQIGQISLRARRAIEDGQPELLGALMDKNHVLLQHLTVSSPELDKLVTAAREAGALGAKLSGGGRGGNMIALVNQASAESVAGTLMSAGAKRTLITEVG, encoded by the coding sequence GTGAAAGCATCCGCGCCCGGCAAGATCATCCTGTTCGGCGAGCATGCCGTTGTCTATACCCGCCCCGCGCTCGCGGTTCCTGTCACGCAGGTTCATGTGGAGGTGGAAGTCTCGGACTCGGCTGCCAGCGGGATTTGGATCCATGCCCCCAGCATTGACCTGCATGCCGAACTCTCCACGCTTCCTTCCGACCATCCCATTGGTTCGGTTATCCTGAAACTTTTTCACCTCTTTGAAATTTCCCAAGCACCTAATCTTGAATTGCATATTTCATCCACCATCCCCGTCGCCTCGGGACTTGGTTCCGGTGCGGCGGTCTCGGTTGCATTGATCCGCGCGCTCTCCCCTCACCTTGCCTACCCCCTGGCCAATGAACAAGTTAACAACCTCGTCTACGAAATCGAGAAGCTCCATCACGGCACGCCGTCGGGGATCGATAACACGGTGATCACGTACAACATGCCCGTTTACTTTATCAAAGGCCAGCCGATCGAAACCTTCAAGGCGGGCAGACCCTTCAGCATTGTTATTGGCGACACGGGCATCCCCGCGCCGACGCGGGAATCCGTGGGCGATGTGCGCCGTTTATGGCTGGAGGATACAGATCGCTTTGAGGATATTTTCAATCAGATCGGGCAGATCTCATTGAGGGCGCGCCGCGCAATTGAAGACGGCCAGCCTGAATTACTCGGCGCGTTGATGGATAAAAATCATGTGCTCTTGCAGCACTTAACCGTCTCTTCGCCCGAGTTGGATAAACTTGTCACCGCCGCAAGGGAGGCCGGCGCGCTCGGCGCAAAACTCAGCGGCGGAGGTCGCGGGGGAAATATGATCGCGCTGGTGAATCAGGCGTCGGCGGAGTCGGTGGCGGGGACGTTAATGTCCGCTGGTGCGAAACGGACGCTCATCACGGAAGTTGGTTAG
- a CDS encoding zf-TFIIB domain-containing protein — translation MNCPKCNSELVKKFYKGMIEVEACPTCRGMWLDFHELDQLEDTAFSQDVYKGSLVHFQTKTNYPCPHCGLELDEFQYRLYDLKLDTCAENDHGFWLDAGEDERVMAIMQKRANEIQRKINAEAEWKQMLKGMHSFLGKS, via the coding sequence ATGAACTGTCCCAAATGCAATTCGGAACTGGTGAAGAAATTCTACAAAGGCATGATCGAAGTGGAAGCATGCCCCACCTGCCGCGGCATGTGGTTGGATTTCCATGAACTTGATCAATTGGAAGACACGGCCTTCAGCCAGGATGTGTACAAAGGCTCACTGGTCCACTTTCAAACCAAAACGAACTATCCCTGCCCGCATTGCGGCCTGGAGCTGGACGAATTCCAATACCGCCTCTACGACCTGAAACTGGACACCTGTGCCGAGAACGACCACGGCTTCTGGCTGGATGCAGGCGAGGACGAGCGGGTGATGGCGATCATGCAGAAGCGGGCGAATGAGATCCAGCGCAAGATCAATGCCGAAGCGGAATGGAAACAGATGCTGAAGGGGATGCACTCATTTCTTGGTAAATCGTAG
- the surE gene encoding 5'/3'-nucleotidase SurE: protein MKKNKPHILLTNDDGIRSPGLWAAASELSKIGYVTVAAPREQSTAMGRSLPSTSDGIIRKEQVQVNGQEWSVYAVGGSPAQAVLHGILEIVPHKPDLIVSGINYGENVGLGITISGTVGAAMEAASLGYPALAVSQETDAHHHLTYSDEIDFKPAGWFTAYFAKLILEKKHFDGVDFLKVEVPRHATPETGWQMARLSRHRYYRPVPAERESWEVPGTVTYQHDNTIDHEPEGTDVYVLRKKKMVAVTPINLDMTARVDLNELEKYLRDSPPHRGSE, encoded by the coding sequence ATGAAAAAAAATAAACCTCATATTTTATTAACCAACGACGACGGCATCCGCTCGCCCGGCTTATGGGCGGCGGCAAGCGAACTCTCCAAGATCGGCTATGTCACCGTGGCCGCGCCGCGCGAACAATCCACAGCCATGGGGCGCAGTCTGCCCAGCACGTCCGACGGGATCATTCGCAAGGAACAGGTGCAGGTCAACGGTCAGGAGTGGAGCGTCTACGCGGTGGGCGGCTCCCCCGCCCAGGCCGTCCTGCACGGTATTTTGGAGATCGTCCCGCACAAGCCCGACCTGATCGTTTCCGGCATCAACTACGGCGAAAACGTCGGGCTGGGCATCACCATCTCCGGCACGGTCGGCGCAGCCATGGAAGCCGCCTCACTTGGCTATCCTGCACTGGCGGTCTCGCAGGAAACCGACGCGCATCATCACCTGACCTATTCGGATGAGATCGACTTCAAACCGGCGGGATGGTTCACCGCCTACTTTGCGAAATTGATTCTGGAAAAGAAACACTTTGATGGTGTGGATTTTCTGAAAGTGGAAGTGCCGCGTCACGCCACGCCTGAAACCGGGTGGCAGATGGCCAGGCTTTCCCGCCACCGATACTATCGACCGGTCCCCGCTGAAAGAGAATCCTGGGAAGTGCCCGGCACAGTCACGTATCAGCACGACAACACCATTGACCACGAGCCAGAGGGCACGGATGTATACGTCCTGCGAAAGAAGAAGATGGTGGCGGTCACACCCATCAATTTGGACATGACCGCGCGCGTGGATTTGAATGAGTTGGAAAAGTATTTGCGGGATTCTCCGCCGCACCGCGGCTCGGAATGA
- a CDS encoding TlyA family RNA methyltransferase: MPKIRLDILLVERGLADSRAKAQALIMAGQVRVNDQVALKPATGADTKSTLTVDTGPRYVSRGGEKLEGALNTFSMDVTGFICADVGASTGGFTDCLLQHGAAKVHAIDVGKGILHWKLRNDRRVVVMEGTNARFVESLPEKMDLVTVDASFISLKVLLPSIKKWVSENTQLICLIKPQFEAGKRDVSRGDGVIRDPEIHRQVLSDVLRYAESEGFGLRGLVKSSLLGPKGNVEFLVWLAMEPNDISADELVHNVMEQEVASD, from the coding sequence ATGCCCAAAATCCGTTTGGATATTCTGCTCGTGGAGCGTGGATTAGCGGACTCGCGCGCCAAAGCCCAGGCCCTCATTATGGCGGGACAGGTGCGAGTCAACGATCAGGTCGCGCTCAAACCTGCCACTGGGGCCGATACAAAATCCACTCTGACGGTCGATACCGGTCCGCGTTATGTTTCGCGCGGCGGCGAAAAACTGGAAGGCGCGTTGAACACCTTCAGCATGGATGTAACGGGCTTTATCTGCGCGGATGTGGGCGCATCCACGGGCGGGTTTACCGATTGCCTGCTCCAGCACGGCGCGGCAAAAGTCCATGCCATTGACGTGGGCAAGGGGATTCTGCATTGGAAATTGCGAAATGACCGGCGCGTGGTCGTGATGGAGGGGACGAACGCGCGCTTCGTGGAATCCCTGCCGGAGAAAATGGATCTGGTCACCGTGGATGCATCGTTCATTTCATTGAAGGTCCTGCTGCCGTCCATAAAAAAATGGGTTTCAGAAAACACTCAATTGATCTGTTTGATAAAGCCACAATTTGAAGCAGGCAAAAGGGATGTTTCACGCGGCGACGGCGTTATCCGCGACCCCGAAATCCACAGACAGGTCTTATCGGATGTTTTAAGGTATGCAGAAAGTGAGGGGTTCGGCTTGCGAGGATTGGTTAAATCCTCGCTATTGGGTCCCAAAGGGAATGTGGAGTTTTTGGTGTGGCTGGCTATGGAACCGAATGATATTTCGGCGGACGAATTGGTACATAACGTCATGGAACAGGAGGTTGCTTCGGATTAA
- a CDS encoding 50S ribosomal protein L11 methyltransferase, with product MQTLLGFAAVSVILVALLWVLVPAWYGLPPISTRPERIRRALELTEPKPGERLYDLGSGHGRVLVMAAREFGLHAVGIEAGPVQCLISWVNSRWNGVGSQVKIEAGDFYKSDLKNADIVFAYLTSDHGIRLQEKLRNELKPGARVATISFDIPGWDAVFFDREQLIFVYQI from the coding sequence GTGCAAACGCTTTTGGGCTTTGCCGCCGTATCTGTCATTTTAGTTGCCCTACTTTGGGTGCTGGTTCCCGCATGGTATGGGCTGCCACCCATTTCCACCCGGCCGGAACGCATCCGCAGGGCACTGGAATTGACAGAACCCAAACCGGGGGAAAGGTTGTACGACCTCGGCTCAGGCCACGGACGGGTGCTGGTCATGGCGGCGAGGGAGTTTGGGCTGCACGCTGTGGGTATCGAAGCAGGACCTGTACAATGTCTCATCAGCTGGGTGAATTCCCGTTGGAACGGGGTCGGCTCGCAGGTCAAAATCGAGGCGGGGGATTTTTACAAATCGGACCTGAAAAATGCGGATATTGTCTTTGCCTACCTCACATCAGACCATGGGATTCGTCTTCAGGAAAAATTGCGGAACGAGCTGAAGCCCGGTGCCCGTGTGGCGACAATTTCCTTTGACATACCGGGCTGGGATGCCGTGTTTTTTGACCGCGAGCAGTTGATCTTTGTCTATCAAATATAA
- a CDS encoding glycosyltransferase family 87 protein, whose product MFKTLREKDIQLDPQTVNGFHLFATIVILTIFVLVVGLVYWNILPPRKDLYNELWGPAHLLVNGMSPYDTASLNPSLPAAWLPMSIGFFAPMGWLGEQAALYFWFVFSLIVTGLIVMIVQAEYRPAHLTILTALFAFVFPPTVYHLLLGQFSLITTLCAVGAAYLIVRDRHWAGAFLLALGLSKPHLMTITMLGLSVWHFEGRGVRSMLAFWARIVIASFVLCLPLFVAYPNWMPDAFASMTSNAPWAFPTLLKFFTLNFGNLGMAVWGIVVIAVVTVSLLIWRQLVPITATYWSLGLALLISPYLGSWDFVTLLPIIIFTFMQSDWRRKMLVIFFYLTAWYGMAFVQALEESHNHYFWWVPVWFLVVLALVYPWKRDPSSTGLPAD is encoded by the coding sequence ATGTTTAAGACTCTGCGCGAAAAGGACATCCAGCTTGATCCGCAAACAGTGAATGGATTCCACCTGTTTGCAACAATCGTGATATTGACCATTTTCGTTCTTGTCGTTGGGCTTGTCTACTGGAACATCCTGCCCCCGCGAAAGGATCTTTATAATGAACTTTGGGGACCCGCCCATTTGCTGGTAAACGGGATGAGCCCATACGATACCGCCAGCCTCAACCCCAGCCTGCCGGCCGCATGGCTTCCGATGTCCATCGGTTTCTTTGCGCCGATGGGCTGGCTGGGAGAACAGGCCGCGTTGTATTTCTGGTTTGTGTTCAGCCTGATTGTGACCGGTCTGATCGTCATGATCGTACAGGCAGAGTACAGACCCGCCCATCTAACCATCCTCACTGCGCTGTTTGCATTCGTGTTTCCGCCGACGGTTTATCACCTGCTGCTCGGGCAATTCTCCCTGATCACGACATTATGTGCGGTTGGTGCAGCATATTTGATCGTAAGAGACCGGCATTGGGCAGGCGCATTCCTTCTGGCCTTGGGGCTGTCAAAACCTCATTTGATGACGATCACCATGCTTGGCCTGAGTGTATGGCATTTCGAGGGCAGGGGTGTGCGATCCATGCTGGCGTTTTGGGCGCGGATCGTCATTGCATCTTTTGTCCTGTGCCTGCCGCTATTTGTTGCTTATCCAAACTGGATGCCTGACGCGTTTGCCAGCATGACATCCAATGCCCCCTGGGCGTTTCCAACCTTGTTAAAATTCTTCACATTGAACTTTGGAAATTTGGGAATGGCCGTCTGGGGAATCGTGGTGATCGCAGTCGTCACTGTTTCGCTGTTGATCTGGAGACAGTTGGTACCGATCACCGCTACATACTGGAGTTTGGGGCTGGCGCTCCTCATCTCGCCTTATCTTGGCAGTTGGGATTTTGTCACGCTGCTTCCCATTATCATCTTCACGTTCATGCAATCCGACTGGAGACGAAAAATGCTCGTCATCTTTTTCTACTTGACCGCCTGGTATGGAATGGCGTTCGTACAGGCGCTGGAGGAAAGCCACAATCACTACTTTTGGTGGGTGCCTGTCTGGTTTTTGGTTGTCCTCGCCCTTGTTTATCCATGGAAACGCGATCCTTCAAGCACAGGGTTGCCAGCAGACTAG
- the rocF gene encoding arginase, with amino-acid sequence MQIDIIGVPIDLGADRRGVDMGPSAIRYAHLQGKLEELGYTVRDEGNVEVPIAEMCSITDPKLKYIDCIVPMARRVSGAVSTSIQAGNFPLVLGGDHSLSIGSVRGATRDKKLGVIWVDAHADFNTAETTPSGNIHGMSLAILAGLGDTSLVQLWDEPTPVIDPKNIAIIGARDLDAGEKVNLQNAGAMVMSMEQIDRYGMVTVVEKAIERISRNVDGIFLSLDLDALDPMHAPGVGTPVPAGLTRREVHLACELIAETGKLIGMDVVEVNPILDVQNQTAALAVDFALSALGRRIWNGHS; translated from the coding sequence ATGCAAATTGACATCATCGGCGTCCCCATCGACCTCGGCGCAGACCGCCGCGGCGTGGATATGGGACCCAGCGCGATCCGCTATGCGCACCTGCAAGGCAAACTCGAAGAGCTCGGCTACACCGTCCGCGACGAAGGCAACGTGGAAGTGCCGATCGCGGAGATGTGTTCCATCACCGACCCGAAATTGAAATACATCGACTGCATCGTGCCGATGGCAAGAAGAGTTTCGGGGGCGGTATCCACTTCGATTCAGGCTGGCAACTTCCCCCTTGTGTTGGGAGGCGATCACAGCCTGTCCATCGGTTCGGTGCGCGGAGCGACACGGGACAAAAAACTCGGCGTCATCTGGGTGGATGCGCATGCCGATTTCAACACCGCCGAGACCACGCCGTCCGGCAACATTCACGGCATGTCGCTCGCCATCCTTGCCGGGCTGGGCGATACGAGCCTCGTGCAATTATGGGACGAGCCCACCCCGGTCATCGACCCGAAGAACATCGCGATTATCGGCGCGCGCGACCTGGATGCCGGCGAAAAGGTCAACCTGCAAAATGCCGGCGCGATGGTGATGAGCATGGAGCAGATCGACCGCTACGGCATGGTCACGGTGGTCGAGAAGGCCATCGAACGCATCAGCCGCAATGTGGACGGCATCTTCCTTTCCCTTGACCTCGATGCGCTCGATCCAATGCACGCACCGGGTGTCGGCACGCCTGTCCCTGCCGGGCTGACCCGGCGCGAAGTGCACCTCGCCTGCGAACTTATTGCCGAGACCGGAAAACTCATCGGCATGGACGTGGTCGAAGTCAACCCCATCCTCGACGTACAAAACCAAACCGCCGCCCTCGCCGTGGACTTTGCCCTCTCCGCGCTCGGACGCCGCATCTGGAACGGACATTCATGA
- a CDS encoding MFS transporter, producing the protein MRIRFQLIVFMFLRTILNTAHRMVYPFLPVFARGLGVDISTMSQLMTVRSLIGATSPLFAPLADRLGRKFGMLTGTAIFTLGVGLVAISPSFWTLAIALMLAMVGKYMFDPAMQAYFGDRIPYHQRGTALAVTEVAWSMSFIIGIPVVGFLIDRFGWSAPFPFFTILGLVIFFVVWRIVPREDPHHDPASNSRDNYRAVLTSVPALAGISIALWASAANELVNVIFGVWLEDSFGLKIIALAGASAVIGISELSGEGLVALTTDRLGKPLALAIGLVCNALASVLLPFIGQTQTGALIGLFLFYITFEYVLVSHIPLMTELVPSARATMLSMNVTGHALGRALGAFLAGIIYQPFGFMFVALTAVVFNAAALLALRRMQKG; encoded by the coding sequence TTGCGCATCCGTTTCCAACTTATCGTTTTCATGTTCCTGCGCACCATCCTGAACACCGCCCACAGGATGGTGTATCCTTTTCTGCCGGTCTTCGCGCGCGGGCTGGGCGTGGATATCTCCACCATGTCGCAACTGATGACCGTGCGTTCCCTGATCGGCGCGACCAGTCCGCTTTTTGCGCCCCTTGCAGATCGTCTCGGCAGGAAGTTCGGCATGTTGACCGGCACCGCCATTTTCACGCTTGGTGTCGGGCTGGTGGCGATCTCCCCCTCCTTTTGGACGCTTGCCATTGCGCTCATGCTTGCCATGGTTGGCAAATACATGTTCGACCCCGCCATGCAAGCCTATTTCGGTGACCGCATCCCCTACCACCAGCGCGGCACCGCCCTCGCAGTGACCGAAGTGGCGTGGTCCATGTCCTTTATCATCGGCATACCCGTGGTGGGATTTTTGATCGACCGCTTCGGCTGGTCTGCGCCTTTCCCATTTTTCACGATCCTTGGACTGGTCATCTTCTTTGTCGTCTGGCGCATCGTCCCGCGCGAAGACCCGCATCACGACCCTGCTTCAAATTCTCGTGACAACTACCGCGCCGTGCTCACCTCCGTCCCCGCGCTGGCTGGCATTTCCATTGCACTGTGGGCCAGCGCGGCGAACGAACTGGTCAACGTCATCTTCGGCGTCTGGCTGGAGGATTCATTTGGACTGAAGATCATTGCGCTGGCAGGGGCCTCTGCCGTGATCGGCATCTCCGAACTCAGCGGAGAGGGACTGGTCGCCCTGACAACCGACCGCCTTGGCAAACCGCTCGCGCTGGCCATTGGGCTGGTCTGCAATGCCCTCGCCTCGGTCCTGCTCCCCTTCATCGGGCAGACACAAACCGGCGCGCTGATCGGTCTCTTCCTCTTTTACATCACGTTTGAGTACGTCCTCGTCAGCCACATCCCTCTGATGACGGAGCTCGTCCCTTCGGCGCGGGCGACCATGCTCTCGATGAATGTCACCGGGCATGCGCTCGGGCGCGCGCTTGGGGCATTCCTGGCGGGAATCATCTATCAGCCGTTTGGGTTCATGTTCGTAGCGTTGACCGCGGTAGTATTCAATGCTGCGGCCCTGCTGGCTCTGCGCAGGATGCAAAAAGGCTAA
- a CDS encoding inositol monophosphatase family protein, whose translation MKPTLSDLERLAREAGAILRDGYNKDHTVHYKGVIDLVTETDHASEAFLLGEIHSRFPEGHILAEESGETDGGNGDTWYIDPLDGTVNYAHHIPIFCVSIAFASKGITTLAAIYDPLRDEMFSAERGAGAFLNGKRLQVSNTMELQKSLLVTGFPYDTWNTELDNFKYFERLAKRTQGVRRLGSAALDLCYVAAGRFDGFWEFKLKAWDIAAGGLIAEEAGAKVTATDGSADYLAPLTILAAAPGIYEQIREQLT comes from the coding sequence ATGAAACCGACTCTTTCCGACCTTGAACGGCTCGCCCGCGAAGCGGGAGCCATCCTGCGGGATGGATACAACAAAGACCACACGGTTCATTACAAAGGGGTGATCGACCTTGTCACCGAAACAGACCACGCCTCCGAAGCCTTTCTGCTCGGCGAAATACATTCACGTTTCCCCGAGGGACATATCCTCGCGGAAGAGAGCGGCGAAACGGACGGGGGAAACGGCGATACCTGGTACATCGATCCGCTCGACGGCACGGTCAATTACGCGCATCACATCCCCATCTTCTGTGTCTCGATTGCGTTCGCATCGAAAGGTATCACTACACTCGCCGCAATCTATGATCCCTTGCGCGATGAAATGTTCTCCGCCGAACGCGGGGCGGGCGCATTCCTCAACGGCAAACGTCTTCAGGTATCCAACACAATGGAACTTCAAAAAAGCCTGCTCGTGACCGGCTTCCCCTACGACACGTGGAACACCGAACTGGATAATTTCAAATATTTCGAGCGTCTCGCCAAGCGGACGCAGGGCGTGCGCCGCCTCGGGTCCGCCGCACTGGACCTGTGCTACGTCGCCGCGGGTCGCTTCGACGGCTTCTGGGAGTTCAAACTCAAAGCCTGGGACATCGCCGCCGGGGGGCTGATTGCCGAGGAGGCCGGCGCCAAAGTCACCGCCACGGATGGGAGCGCAGATTACCTTGCGCCGCTGACCATCCTTGCCGCCGCGCCGGGGATTTATGAGCAGATCAGGGAGCAGTTGACATAG
- a CDS encoding cupin domain-containing protein, producing the protein MSTAPKSQVLNLAEMVNYQEGAVVSRQITKAEAGNVTLFAFDRDQGLSEHTAPFDALVHVLEGEAEVTISGQPFRLKTGDAIIMPADEPHALKAIQKFKMLLTMIRA; encoded by the coding sequence ATGTCCACAGCCCCAAAATCACAAGTTCTGAATCTCGCTGAAATGGTCAACTATCAGGAGGGAGCCGTCGTCAGCCGCCAGATCACCAAGGCGGAGGCGGGCAACGTCACGTTGTTTGCGTTTGACAGGGATCAGGGATTGAGCGAGCACACCGCGCCGTTCGATGCGCTTGTGCATGTGCTCGAAGGTGAAGCGGAGGTGACCATCTCCGGCCAGCCGTTCCGGTTGAAGACGGGCGATGCCATCATCATGCCGGCGGATGAACCGCACGCATTGAAGGCAATCCAAAAATTCAAGATGCTGTTGACGATGATCCGCGCTTGA
- a CDS encoding Flp family type IVb pilin: MLFSPKEKGQGLVEYALILVLVAIVVIAALMILGPIIGNVFSKINSSLSSF, from the coding sequence ATGTTATTTTCACCCAAAGAAAAAGGCCAGGGTCTTGTTGAATACGCGCTAATTCTTGTTTTGGTAGCCATCGTTGTTATCGCAGCTTTGATGATCCTTGGACCAATCATCGGCAACGTCTTCAGCAAAATCAACTCCAGCCTCTCCAGCTTCTAA